One Methylosinus sp. C49 DNA segment encodes these proteins:
- the rpoZ gene encoding DNA-directed RNA polymerase subunit omega, with protein MARVTVEDCIDKIENRFDLVLLAAHRARLISSGQSILVERDKDKNPVVALREIAETALSPDDLKEDFIHSLQRHVEVDEPETETVPSLAASPDSDGGDAQFDRMTEEDLLRGLEGLVPPAEVEDEGE; from the coding sequence ATGGCGCGCGTCACCGTCGAAGACTGCATCGACAAAATCGAGAACCGCTTCGATCTGGTCCTGCTCGCGGCGCATCGCGCGCGGCTGATCTCCTCCGGCCAGTCCATTCTGGTCGAGCGCGACAAGGACAAAAATCCCGTCGTCGCGCTGCGCGAGATCGCCGAGACCGCGCTTTCGCCGGACGATCTGAAGGAAGACTTCATCCATTCGCTGCAGCGCCATGTCGAGGTCGACGAGCCGGAGACCGAGACTGTGCCGTCGCTGGCCGCCTCGCCCGATTCCGATGGCGGCGACGCGCAATTCGACCGCATGACGGAAGAGGATCTTCTCCGCGGCCTCGAGGGTCTGGTGCCTCCGGCGGAGGTCGAGGACGAAGGCGAGTAA
- a CDS encoding bifunctional (p)ppGpp synthetase/guanosine-3',5'-bis(diphosphate) 3'-pyrophosphohydrolase has protein sequence MMRQYELVERVRKYNPQVDEDLLNRAYVYAMKAHGQQTRASGDPYFSHPLEVAAILTDLKLDDATIVAAVLHDTVEDTSSTLDEINRLFGPQIGKLVDGLTKIEKLDLVSKKAAQGENFRKLLLAVAEDVRVLLVKLADRLHNMRTLHFVPPEKRARIAQETLDIYAPLAGRMGMQRLREELEGLAFRHLTPEAYQAIESRLHDLRAKNGRIIKKIEKELTQEFAARGIHAAVTGRQKTPYSVWRKMERKSIAFEQLSDIFGFRIIVDDVEDCYRALGIVHTKWPSVPGRFKDYISTPKQNDYRSIHTTVIGPGHQRVELQIRTAAMHEIARFGIAAHALYKDSSSDEGKEELAKESRAFKWLQDTLELLAHGDSPEEFLEHTRLELFQDQVFCFTPKGGLIALPRGATPIDFAYAVHTRVGDSAVGAKINGRIAPVLSQLQNGDEVEIIRAESHVPPAAWESLVVTGKARSAIRRATREAVRMQYAGLGRQIVTRAFERAGRAVSDEKLKAALPRLARASLEDAFAAVGRGEIYSGDVVKAVYPDFSEERKPAQQMRLEPGEPGWFGMKSNANVVFKAPGSPDHASAIPIRGLRGDVPVRFAPEGGAVPGDRIVGILTPGEGITIYPIQSPALTAFDDQPDRWLDVRWDIDPESRELFPACLVVTAINEPGTLGGLATLIGETGANIDNVAFAIHSPDFREMRFDLEVADLKHLNDIIARLRASALVSKVERVIG, from the coding sequence ATGATGCGCCAATACGAGCTCGTCGAGCGAGTTCGAAAATATAATCCGCAGGTCGACGAGGACCTGCTCAATCGCGCCTATGTCTACGCCATGAAGGCGCATGGTCAGCAGACTCGCGCCTCCGGCGACCCTTATTTCTCGCATCCGCTCGAAGTCGCGGCCATTCTCACCGACCTCAAGCTCGACGACGCCACCATCGTCGCCGCCGTGCTGCACGACACGGTGGAGGACACGAGCTCCACGCTCGACGAGATCAATCGCCTGTTCGGCCCGCAGATCGGCAAGCTGGTCGACGGACTGACCAAGATCGAGAAGCTCGACCTCGTCTCCAAGAAAGCCGCGCAGGGCGAGAATTTTCGTAAGCTGCTGCTCGCCGTCGCCGAGGATGTGCGCGTGCTGCTGGTGAAGCTGGCGGACCGGCTGCACAATATGCGCACGCTGCATTTCGTGCCGCCGGAAAAGCGCGCCCGCATCGCGCAGGAGACGCTGGACATCTACGCGCCGCTCGCCGGACGCATGGGCATGCAGCGCTTGCGCGAGGAGCTGGAGGGCCTCGCCTTCCGCCATCTGACGCCGGAGGCCTATCAGGCGATCGAATCGCGCCTGCACGATCTGCGCGCGAAAAATGGCCGCATCATCAAGAAGATCGAGAAAGAGCTGACGCAGGAGTTCGCAGCGCGCGGGATTCATGCGGCCGTCACCGGGCGGCAGAAGACGCCCTATTCCGTCTGGCGCAAGATGGAGCGCAAGTCGATCGCCTTCGAGCAGCTCTCCGATATTTTCGGCTTTCGCATCATTGTCGACGATGTGGAAGATTGCTATCGCGCGCTGGGCATCGTGCACACCAAATGGCCGAGTGTGCCGGGGCGGTTCAAGGATTACATCTCGACGCCCAAGCAGAACGACTATCGCTCCATTCACACCACCGTGATCGGCCCCGGCCATCAGCGCGTCGAGCTGCAGATCCGCACCGCGGCCATGCACGAGATCGCGCGCTTCGGCATCGCCGCTCATGCGCTGTATAAGGATTCCTCCAGCGACGAGGGCAAGGAGGAGCTGGCCAAGGAGAGCCGCGCCTTCAAATGGCTGCAGGACACGCTGGAACTGCTCGCCCATGGCGACAGCCCGGAGGAGTTCCTCGAGCACACGCGGCTCGAATTGTTTCAGGACCAGGTGTTCTGCTTCACGCCCAAGGGCGGGCTGATCGCCCTGCCGCGCGGCGCGACGCCGATCGACTTCGCCTATGCGGTGCATACGCGCGTCGGCGATTCCGCCGTCGGCGCCAAGATCAACGGACGCATCGCGCCGGTCCTGTCGCAATTGCAGAATGGCGACGAGGTGGAGATCATCCGCGCGGAGAGTCACGTGCCGCCGGCGGCCTGGGAATCGCTGGTCGTCACCGGCAAGGCGCGCTCCGCCATTCGCCGCGCGACGCGCGAGGCGGTGCGGATGCAATATGCCGGGCTCGGCCGGCAGATCGTCACCCGCGCTTTCGAGCGCGCCGGCCGAGCGGTCTCGGACGAGAAGCTGAAAGCCGCGCTGCCGCGCCTCGCCCGCGCCTCGCTGGAGGACGCTTTCGCCGCCGTCGGCCGCGGCGAGATCTATTCGGGCGATGTGGTGAAGGCGGTCTATCCCGATTTCAGCGAGGAGCGGAAGCCCGCGCAGCAGATGCGCCTCGAGCCCGGCGAGCCCGGCTGGTTCGGCATGAAGTCCAACGCCAATGTCGTGTTCAAGGCCCCCGGCTCGCCCGACCATGCCAGCGCCATTCCGATCCGCGGCCTGCGCGGCGACGTGCCGGTGCGCTTCGCGCCGGAGGGCGGCGCTGTGCCGGGCGACCGTATCGTCGGCATACTGACTCCAGGCGAAGGCATCACCATATATCCGATCCAATCGCCAGCGCTCACCGCCTTCGACGATCAGCCCGACCGCTGGCTGGACGTGCGCTGGGACATAGACCCGGAGAGCCGGGAGCTGTTTCCGGCCTGCCTGGTGGTGACGGCGATCAACGAGCCGGGAACGCTGGGCGGGCTGGCGACGCTGATCGGCGAGACGGGGGCCAATATCGACAATGTCGCCTTCGCCATTCATTCTCCCGACTTTCGTGAGATGCGATTCGATCTCGAGGTCGCCGATCTGAAACATTTGAACGACATCATCGCCCGGCTGCGGGCGAGCGCTCTGGTCAGCAAGGTCGAGCGCGTCATCGGGTGA
- a CDS encoding NYN domain-containing protein, translating into MADPERIALFIDGANLYATAKSLGFDIDYKRLLREFQGKGRLIRAFYYTALIEDQEYSSIRPLIDWLDYNGYAVVTKPTKEFVDSLGRRKVKGNMDIELAVDAMEMAEHIDHMVLFSGDGDFRSLVEAVQRKGVRVSVISTITTQPPMIADELRRQADEFVDLIHLVGKIGRDPGERAERMQRFQERRPQPVTPGGAPDDDHEA; encoded by the coding sequence ATGGCAGACCCGGAACGAATTGCCTTATTCATTGACGGCGCCAACCTCTATGCGACGGCCAAATCGCTCGGATTCGATATCGATTACAAGCGGCTGTTGCGCGAGTTCCAGGGCAAGGGCCGCCTCATTCGCGCCTTCTATTATACGGCGCTGATCGAGGATCAGGAATATTCGTCGATTCGTCCGCTGATCGATTGGCTCGACTATAACGGCTACGCCGTCGTGACCAAGCCGACCAAGGAATTCGTCGACTCGCTCGGCCGCCGCAAGGTCAAGGGCAATATGGACATAGAGCTCGCCGTCGACGCCATGGAGATGGCCGAGCATATCGACCATATGGTCCTGTTCTCTGGCGATGGCGACTTCCGCTCGCTGGTCGAGGCCGTGCAGCGCAAGGGCGTTCGCGTCTCGGTGATCTCGACGATCACCACCCAGCCGCCGATGATCGCCGACGAGCTTCGCCGTCAGGCCGATGAATTCGTCGATCTCATCCATCTCGTCGGCAAGATCGGCCGCGATCCTGGCGAGCGCGCCGAGCGCATGCAGCGCTTCCAGGAGCGCCGGCCGCAGCCGGTGACGCCGGGCGGCGCCCCCGACGACGATCACGAGGCCTGA